From Paralcaligenes sp. KSB-10:
CTTGATCAGGCTGGAAGTATCCCAGCGATTGCCGCCCATATGCTGTACGTCCGCGTAAAACTGATCGACCAGTGCGGTCACCGGTACTCTGGCGCCATTACGTTTGGCTTCGCTCAGCACCAGGCCCAGGTCTTTGCGCATCCAGTCCACGGCAAAACCGAAGTCGAACTTGTCGTCCACCATCGTGGTTCCGCGATTTTCCATCTGCCAGCTCTGGGCCGCGCCTTTGCTGATTACCTTCAGTGCCTTGTGCATGTCCAGCTTGGATGCCTGGCCAAACGCAATGGCTTCCGACAGCCCCTGTACCAGGCCCGCGATGCAAATCTGATTGACCATTTTGCAAAGTTGGCCCGCGCCGGATTCACCCAATAGCGTAACGGCTTGGGCATAGACGGCGGCAATGGGCTGGATCGTGTTGAAATGCGTTTCGTCGCCGCCGCACATGACGGTAAGGACGCCGTTTACGGCTCCCGCCTGGCCGCCCGAGACAGGGGCGTCGACAAAGCCAATGCCCTGTTGCTTGGCCGTTTGATACAGCTCGCGAGCGACTTCGGCGGAGGCGGTCGTGTGATCCACGAAAATCGTGCCTTTGCCCATGCCCGCCAGGGCGCCGTTTTCGCCCAGTACAACGCTGCGCAGGTCGTCATCGTTGCCTACGCAGCAGAACACGATGCTTGCGCCTTGCGCCGCTTCCTTTGGGGTCTTGGCGGCACGCCCGCCGAATTCCTTGGCCCATGCTTCCGCTTTGCCGAATGTGCGGTTGTAGACCGTCACCTGATGCCCCGCCCGGCTCAAATGGCCGGCCATGGGAAAGCCCATAACGCCCAGCCCAAGAAAGGCTACGTTTAAAACGGGGGTGGGATTATAGGATTTGGCATTGATGGAAGGCATGGCAATTCTCCGGTGAGTTGGATGGGCAAGGCATAAGATTACCGCATTCGGCATCTCGTTTCGGGAGTGGATAAGAAAAGCGCCCCGCAGGGCGCTTTTCAAACTTGGGAGAAATGGATCTAGCCTTCTTCGACGAAGGTTTCTTCGCGTTTCTTCCTGATCGATGGCAGTGCCACGATGATTATCAGAATGGCTGACGCCAGCAACAGCGACATGGACAGCGGCCGAGTGACGAAAGTGGTGAAGTCACCGCGAGCCAGGAGCAGGGCCCTACGGAAGTTTTCCTCCATCATGGGGCCAAGCACCAGACCGAGCAGCAGTGGAGCGCCTTCGCATTTGAGCTTCGCCCAGATATAGCCGATCAGGCCGAAGGCTGCCGTCATCCAGATATCGAAGACGTTGTAGTTCAGTGAATACACACCGACCGTGCAGAACACCAGAATGGCAGGGAACAGTATGCGATACGGGACTTTAAGCAATTTTACCCATAGGCCCACCAGCGGGAGATTCAAAACGACCAGCATCAGGTTGCCGATCCACATCGAGACGATCAACCCCCAGAACAGGTCCGGGTGGCTGGTCATGACCTGCGGGCCAGGCTGGATATTGTGTATGGTCATGGCGCCGACCATGAGCGCCGTGACCGCATTGCCTGGAATTCCGAGCGTCAGCAGTGGGATGAACGAGGTTTGGGCAGCGGCGTTATTGGCCGATTCAGGGCCTGCCAGGCCGGCGGGATGGCCTTTGCCAAAGCGTTCCGGGTTCCTGGAGATTTTTTTCTCAAGGGTGTACGAAGCGAATGAAGACAATACTGCTCCGCCGCCAGGCAGGATGCCCAGAGCGGAACCCAGCATGGTGCCGCGCACGCTGGCGGGCCAGGCTTCCTTGAATTCCTGTTTGTTGGGGTAAAGTGATCCGACTTTGCCAGTAATGTCGACGCGCTGGTCTTTAAGTTCGAGGTTGGTCATGATCTCGGCGAAGCCGAATACGCCCATGGCGACCACGGCGAAATCGATGCCGTCCTGGAGTTCGGGAATGCCGAAGTCATAGCGGGCTACTCCGGAGTTCACATCGGTGCCGACCATGCCCAGCAGCAAGCCGAGCAGGATCATGCAGATGGCCTTGGGCAGGGAGCCCGACGCCAGCACGACCGCGCCGATCAGGCCCAGGACCATGAGT
This genomic window contains:
- a CDS encoding NAD(P)-dependent oxidoreductase → MPSINAKSYNPTPVLNVAFLGLGVMGFPMAGHLSRAGHQVTVYNRTFGKAEAWAKEFGGRAAKTPKEAAQGASIVFCCVGNDDDLRSVVLGENGALAGMGKGTIFVDHTTASAEVARELYQTAKQQGIGFVDAPVSGGQAGAVNGVLTVMCGGDETHFNTIQPIAAVYAQAVTLLGESGAGQLCKMVNQICIAGLVQGLSEAIAFGQASKLDMHKALKVISKGAAQSWQMENRGTTMVDDKFDFGFAVDWMRKDLGLVLSEAKRNGARVPVTALVDQFYADVQHMGGNRWDTSSLIKRLRG
- a CDS encoding tripartite tricarboxylate transporter permease, translated to MELLDHLMLGFSVALTLENVAYCLLGCLLGTLIGVLPGIGPVPTIAMLLPITYVLPPVAGLIMLAGIYYGAQYGGSTTAILVALPGETSAVVTVLDGHQMARNGRAGAALAIAALGSFFAGCFATVLLAAFAPPLAEVAFKFGPAEYFSLMVLGLIGAVVLASGSLPKAICMILLGLLLGMVGTDVNSGVARYDFGIPELQDGIDFAVVAMGVFGFAEIMTNLELKDQRVDITGKVGSLYPNKQEFKEAWPASVRGTMLGSALGILPGGGAVLSSFASYTLEKKISRNPERFGKGHPAGLAGPESANNAAAQTSFIPLLTLGIPGNAVTALMVGAMTIHNIQPGPQVMTSHPDLFWGLIVSMWIGNLMLVVLNLPLVGLWVKLLKVPYRILFPAILVFCTVGVYSLNYNVFDIWMTAAFGLIGYIWAKLKCEGAPLLLGLVLGPMMEENFRRALLLARGDFTTFVTRPLSMSLLLASAILIIIVALPSIRKKREETFVEEG